tgaaatttaatgattaaatgttaatttcatgaattatacaatgtatggtgaaatgtatttattgttgaaatgagaataaaataaaaatgtgaaaatcgaataaatgatcaaattaagtggaacgtcggatttgagtacttctgatcaagtgacaaagtgataagtggtagttttagctacacttatctgatcaagaaacaaagtgataagtggctacacttatctgatcaagtgataaagtgataagtggtagcttcagctacacttatctgatcaagtggtaaagtgataagtggtagcctagctacacttatctgatcaaggacaagtgataagaggtcatatggcaaagtgaaagtgaagtactcaaatttccataaccgttccttaattttgatcaaggatggtaagtgacaaatgggcccaaaggaattatggtaaaagaataagtagtagtgagtttataccaaggaactcaccaaagattgtggttgacaggtaaatttagtaatggtgtatattgtataagtgtacaagtgtttggtaagatttatgttttatgcctatgaacttactaagcttttctataagcttacatgtgtgtgtttattgttttgtagattaacgatttatacattcggaggatcggatctacatcaagaatcacactaCCCAGATATACTCCGGTAgtttatgttaagcaactttttggatttatatggcatgtatagggaattgaagtaaaaagtaaatttgaatgttatggttgcgttagatatcgaaatatatacatgtttttagtttgaaatggttgattggttgaacttcattagtatttaaatgaagtagatgaaatactggaattggttgtgatttgaaatttgcagggaaggttagacaattataaaggggttatattgaatttttaaaaaaaaattgcaatggagcagttcttggacagcagcattgatgtaacttttaaaaatcaccaaaaatagtggaaatagaattagaagttgagtgagatatgaaattaaagctgaaagagtctactttcataggaaagaagtggagtaagcaaaagaattatatacttttagatatttgaattttagtgaaacagggcaagaatgtttttgaagtccctgttctgactttagaaattcattaaaattgtacagaaggaattttgagttataatttatatgtatagactccttaatgagtctattttcagtagaaataagtttaatcaccatatgaagcctttaataagagataattaaattttagtgatgagtggttaggatagtcgattagtgaaacaggggagacttcaactaataaactgtactaattggctaaagaaaaaattctgaaaaatttatggtgaatagatatatgagtctagttttatggaaaatttacggatctaaatttcgagtttcgtagcttgaattataattattttagtgactaCTGTACAGGAGGACAgctttattatgaatgatgaaattaaatttgaaagtaaattttatgccccgaacttttaagttaagtcaagtaacgcctcatgctcgactccggccatggtctcgggtaaggggtgttacattgttggactgttttttaattttgtttggacCTGGGTCAATTGGGCCCTATTACAGCGATTTTTAAggaataaattgatttttttataaagttaatatttttttgtagttgaatgattttgtgtaaaataaattttttttgccaaatttttttaaaatcattttttaaacgTTGTTCTTAGTGAACCAAAcacaacataaatatatttggtaCAAATTATTATAGTTGTATTTCCTTTtgacaatcaaaatttattttataataagatgatattttataataattaagatcatatatatataaaattaatgataaacaATGCCTTAttgaaacttaatttaaattacatataataCATATCTGAGAGTGGATAATGACACATTAGATTTTGAAGGAATAAATGAagcaaagaataaattaaataaatactcatatttatataattaaaatattcatatttttactataaatatttattattaaatatttataaatggtaaaatatacttttaatattaaataatttattaaaataataaattttattaattataataagttattatgttattaaatataaataattgaatatatatgtttaataatattaaacattataatatttgatattaatatcttagtacttttaaaaattaaaataaaaattattataatgataataTTAGACTTGATTCaagctatttttttatataaaaatacaattacttataaaaagtttttttcaaaaatgatttGTACCTTTTAAAATGTAAGTCAATTTACACTAAAATGGGCTTATTTTCCATTGAATTGAAAGTCATTTTCTATTGACCAAGTTGTTTTCCATAAAACAAAtacaagaaaatacaaaaaatatttttcgtaaGTCATTTTACGTGCAACAAACACATACATTGCAACCCTTAAAATGTTGACAATGTTTAAGGTGATATCTTATTTTAACAGGATATTGTAAGATCCTTTTTAAATCAACAATTGTGGTTAAAACACATGAATGAAAAGACTAGCCATTTGATCAAACCACGTCAAAGATTAAAAAACTGTGCTAGTGATCTAGAACTTGTTAAACAAATTACCGAATACATTGATTTTCTATAGAAATCAAATTCTCTCCTTCGGTAATGTTGAAACCAGTTGagttgattaaaaaataaattcatatttcttATGACATGATCCATGATGGATTGatgtttctttttctcctttttatttccacctttgattttaaaaaggttcACAAAATCCCATTAAATAGATACCATGTAAAATGTCTATTTAATAAGATTctgctttttaaaaaaaaaaaaatttatctgaATACCTTATTATGGATTTGTTTGCAAATGTTGAAAAATCGATATATCTTCCCGCGGTTGAAATCAATTACACAAAGTGAGTTAgatcacaaaaaaaataaattaattctaaatcacATCCAGAAAGAACCATCTGCAATCTGATCTTATGCACGTTGTAGAAACAAACTCTGGGACAAGCTCCCAAATCCGAACCACAATACAAGCAAATGTTGCCGAAGCAGATAAAGTTCAATGACCCGGGAGCTTCTAACTACTATCCGATGCTCGATGACATGGTAGTTGGATCAAGCAAGTGTATAAAAACACCATAATTGTGATTGTCTTAGACAAGTAATCATGTGTTAATATGTTACCTATAATACAGAAATATGATGGAAACTAGAAATCCTGATTGATCTTTTCCAGGCTCCACTTACTCATTAGGCATCTAGATAGATGTTTCTTATGTGGATGAACGGAAGTGATGAAATCTCAGAGCCATTACATTATCTGCAAACTGTAAATTGGGCAACATGATTAATATTTGACCACTAGCCAAAAACAAGGGATTGGTATTGCTGGCCACTCAACAAACTGTAAATTGGGCAACACGATGAACCTTGGACTAGCTTTTATAAATTCAGCTGCATATAAAGAAACAACATTGATAGATATAACATTTGCGTGTAAGATTAGACTTGAACCTTACCGTCTGGTTAGCGAGACTTCTTTAGCCGTTTTGGAGGCTTCATTTTCTTCCTCGAATCATCAGGGCTTTTATCATCAATAAAGGGCTGTAAATAGTGAGAAAATGAATACCATAGCGGGAAAAATATAGAATGTTATAGGTTCTTAACAGCAGCAATGAGAAAACCATCCATGGCTCTCAATGAACACAAAGATTAGGATAACGGCAGTTCTAAGAACATGTTCAAGTACAATTTCCAGACAGTTCTAGAAGGCCAACTACAATTAACAGCACTTCTAAATAGTTCATATATGATTAGATATTGGAAAATATAACAACACCGGGCTGTGGCTTCATAGAACAGATTCCTTGTATTATAGAATGCAGGAAGAGGTATATATGCAActagaattaattaattgtagTGAGACCAAAGATAATCATAATTACATATTTAGAAGTTTAGACTGAAAATGTTACTCAATAGATATACATAAATGAAATACCTCATTCCACTTTTTCTGAAGCTCAAGAAGTTCTTGACAGTATGCAAGGCATTCACCATGGTATACAGCAGctaattcttttattaatgcCTTCCTCTTAATAATGCCAATCACTGCATAAACATGCATACGTTTTAAGAGATGGTGAAACAAAGAGATTTCGAGGTTTACAGAAGAATTTCATAAAAGGTCTTCAAAGATCCCCGGCtaaaaaaatcctaaatctATCGACAAAGCTACCACATTGGTGAACTGAAGGTAAGGTTAAACCGTCTAAATTAGTCGGACTCGGATGTGAGTGAAATTAGAAGATCCTTATTAGATCATATATCCAAACCAGTGTTTAGATATGCGTTAGCCACAGGTAAAGCAACAAAAATGAAGTCCAAGTAACATAGTAAACCATAACCCTCCCTCTCATCAA
This genomic window from Gossypium raimondii isolate GPD5lz chromosome 10, ASM2569854v1, whole genome shotgun sequence contains:
- the LOC105778164 gene encoding uncharacterized protein LOC105778164; the protein is MSQEQNQPSPAAAQPDRRPPFDPSRMIGIIKRKALIKELAAVYHGECLAYCQELLELQKKWNEPFIDDKSPDDSRKKMKPPKRLKKSR